The genome window GATTTTGCGCTTCGTCGATCAGCACGCAGACGACGTGACCCCGCGTGAGCTGTTCGATCAGATAAGCGTTCAGCTCCTCGATCATGGTGATCCGGTCCTCGGATTTTGCCGGCAAGCCCAGATCGCGGAGAATGAGGCGCAGCAGCTCGGTGAAGGTGAGGTAGGTGTTGAAGATAAAAACCGAATGAATGGAGGATCCCATCGTGCGCATGAGCTTGCGCAGCAAGGTCGTCTTTCCGGTTCCCACCTCGCCGGTGATGAGGACGAAGCCTTTTTTCTCCTCGATGCCGTACTGCAGCGTGGCGAAGGCTTCCATGTAGGTGGGGTTCACCCAGAGGAAATGGGGATCCGGAGTGACGTTGAACGGCGACTCGCGGAAGCCAAAAAAATTATTGTACATGGCGCTTCGGCCCTCGGAGGATCTCGTGCGGGCTACGAGCTATTATCAGGGAAAAGATCGCATGTCGCAAGACAGGCAGGGCAAAGAATAGGAGTTATGCGTTAGGTACCGATCCGCTGCTAAACTTTCCGCGCTTGAGACTGGTGGCTGGCCGAAATACAATCGGAGAAAATGTAACGTATGGACTAACCCAGGAGCGTGTGTTAACGGTTGGATATTATTTTACACCGAGAGAACGACGATCGTGAGGATACAATCGATGGAACATCGTATTTTTTATCGAGCCAAGCAACTTTCCGTCGTCATTTGCGTGGCGATCGGGTGCTTCATCGCCGCCGGCACAGTGCGGGGAGAGACCCTCAAAGGAATAGTCCGCTACGCGGGGGCACCCCAGGAAAAGAAAAAGCTCTCGGTCACGATCGATCAATACATCTGCGGCAAAGACAAGGAAGGCGAAGATTTGGTGGTATCCTCGTCCAACGGTATTCGGTACGCGGTCGTGTCGCTCCAAACCCCTCCGCCGGGCGCGAAGTGGGACGCGAATTTTCCTTCCGTGAAAATGGATCAGAAGCAGTGCGCGTTCGTCCCGCGCGTGGTCGTCGTGCCGGTCGGCGGGACCGTGGACTTTTTGAACAGCGACCGGCTATTGCATAATGTGCGAGGCGGCGGCAAGGAGAATGCCCCGTTTAACCGCGCGCAGCCGCATGCGCGGACCATCTCGATCGTTTTCAAAAAACCCGAGGTGCTCCGGGTCGAATGCGATCTCCACTCCTGGATGCGCGGCTGGGTGGTGGTCGCCGAGCATCCCTTTTACGCCGTCACCAACGAGCAAGGAGAGTTTGTCCTCGAAAACGTGCCGCCGGGAAAATACACCCTACAGGT of Candidatus Binatia bacterium contains these proteins:
- a CDS encoding AAA family ATPase — its product is MYNNFFGFRESPFNVTPDPHFLWVNPTYMEAFATLQYGIEEKKGFVLITGEVGTGKTTLLRKLMRTMGSSIHSVFIFNTYLTFTELLRLILRDLGLPAKSEDRITMIEELNAYLIEQLTRGHVVCVLIDEAQNLSDDALEGIRLLSNLETDKEKLIQIVLMGQPELKERLDQPQLRQLKQRVVLESRLAPLTNEEVRAYIDFRLKAAGYEGPELFRTDAVERITLYSRGIPRLINGICDNALLTAYA
- a CDS encoding carboxypeptidase regulatory-like domain-containing protein; this encodes MEHRIFYRAKQLSVVICVAIGCFIAAGTVRGETLKGIVRYAGAPQEKKKLSVTIDQYICGKDKEGEDLVVSSSNGIRYAVVSLQTPPPGAKWDANFPSVKMDQKQCAFVPRVVVVPVGGTVDFLNSDRLLHNVRGGGKENAPFNRAQPHARTISIVFKKPEVLRVECDLHSWMRGWVVVAEHPFYAVTNEQGEFVLENVPPGKYTLQVWQESLGTVTQDVTVATKGVTSVSVAMPKK